The following are encoded in a window of uncultured Sphaerochaeta sp. genomic DNA:
- a CDS encoding glycoside hydrolase family 20 zincin-like fold domain-containing protein: protein MITVLPEPKRLIDNEGFTTLFTTMHISTDDVRLLEIANKRFWNYPGILGDTTAHSLQIDLVASLESIEVENEELFRAQGYALAVTEDHVTLRYEHSAGYINGLTTIKMLLQEKPNGYVLPCCEIVDWPSVAVRAVAPTFSWYAGYGRIGFDSQLWNYDKWIEFLNISMDNKINQFNMVMYGYWPFEFAQYPETVLKDVPLKIWNAENNTWLPIKYTHPNIVNPYLDRLIEYGHMMEFSFFAYVGLNSYNGGYSIKHPEARMIPPKSSQFLNDFDSLCLSNEQNVEYILSSMRHIAQLGFDGFSLEESEEGFWFCECESCKSNWRSSGASPGEAKHKANIWLLNRIWETVKSVNSDAILGIRAFRQPPLEKDPSFLEECVRTMPKGINLFWAPGLYVPETEFPKWVDAFGKDHIWGRDTEANSITSTMGRLYRTFASNLIRYEDEANEQVIETDIAQHLGSIEMGVHGINGFMFEWYGLFLHEFAHGNYGWGSKMEPETFFKRACQLHFGHLGEKVLYVMKNMLTIHESQMPFYTTAFPFQKNKIQKSDIPAIMEAKERHPKILAILEELQTACNENPRLQCWAPHFSKLNNAERRNAVIYDMVLASLAYEEEQDPVKKDALLDEILLFNERDFAIAKEMFFDVNPVSETGVKSCMFPYHEIKRLIHNIKHPEEPDNDIICSGIEALGWLWL from the coding sequence ATGATTACTGTATTACCGGAACCCAAACGTCTGATTGATAACGAGGGTTTCACAACACTTTTTACAACAATGCATATTAGTACTGATGATGTACGGTTACTGGAGATTGCAAATAAACGTTTTTGGAATTATCCAGGTATTCTTGGTGATACCACAGCGCATTCCCTGCAAATTGATTTGGTCGCGTCCTTGGAGTCGATTGAAGTCGAAAACGAAGAGTTGTTCAGAGCTCAAGGATATGCTCTGGCGGTTACAGAAGATCACGTCACATTGCGTTATGAGCATAGCGCTGGGTATATAAATGGGCTCACCACTATAAAGATGCTTCTGCAGGAAAAACCTAACGGGTATGTACTGCCTTGCTGTGAGATCGTAGATTGGCCATCAGTAGCGGTCAGGGCGGTAGCTCCTACATTCTCTTGGTATGCCGGGTATGGAAGAATAGGCTTTGATTCACAACTTTGGAACTATGATAAGTGGATTGAGTTCCTGAACATCAGTATGGATAACAAGATCAACCAATTCAATATGGTCATGTACGGATACTGGCCCTTTGAATTTGCACAATACCCAGAGACAGTTCTCAAGGATGTTCCCCTCAAGATCTGGAACGCTGAGAATAATACGTGGTTGCCGATCAAGTATACGCATCCCAATATCGTTAACCCCTATCTTGATAGACTCATTGAGTATGGGCATATGATGGAATTCTCCTTCTTCGCTTATGTTGGACTGAATTCCTATAATGGAGGGTATTCCATCAAGCATCCTGAAGCTAGGATGATCCCACCAAAATCCAGCCAGTTTCTCAATGATTTTGACTCACTCTGTCTGAGCAATGAACAGAATGTAGAGTATATCCTCTCTTCAATGCGGCATATTGCCCAACTGGGATTTGATGGATTCTCGTTGGAAGAGAGTGAAGAAGGGTTCTGGTTTTGTGAATGTGAATCCTGTAAAAGTAATTGGAGATCATCTGGCGCAAGCCCAGGTGAAGCAAAGCATAAAGCAAATATTTGGTTACTGAATAGAATCTGGGAGACGGTTAAGTCAGTGAACTCGGATGCGATATTGGGCATCAGGGCATTTCGACAACCGCCGCTTGAAAAGGACCCTTCATTTCTTGAAGAGTGTGTTCGCACCATGCCGAAAGGTATCAATCTCTTCTGGGCACCGGGGCTTTATGTTCCCGAGACGGAATTCCCAAAATGGGTCGATGCCTTTGGGAAAGACCATATCTGGGGAAGGGACACTGAAGCAAATTCAATTACCTCTACCATGGGAAGACTCTACCGGACTTTTGCCTCTAATCTGATTCGCTATGAAGATGAGGCAAATGAACAGGTCATTGAGACTGATATTGCCCAGCATCTTGGAAGTATTGAAATGGGGGTGCACGGAATCAATGGATTTATGTTTGAATGGTACGGTCTGTTCCTCCATGAATTCGCCCATGGTAATTATGGGTGGGGCTCAAAAATGGAACCCGAAACATTCTTCAAACGTGCTTGTCAGTTGCATTTTGGCCATCTCGGAGAGAAGGTGCTGTATGTGATGAAAAATATGCTTACCATCCATGAGAGTCAGATGCCGTTCTACACCACTGCATTCCCATTTCAGAAAAACAAGATACAGAAGAGTGATATCCCTGCAATCATGGAAGCCAAGGAGAGGCATCCTAAGATTCTTGCGATACTCGAGGAGCTTCAAACTGCCTGCAATGAGAACCCACGGCTACAATGTTGGGCTCCCCACTTCAGCAAGTTGAACAATGCTGAGAGAAGAAATGCAGTAATCTATGACATGGTCCTAGCTTCTCTTGCATATGAAGAGGAGCAAGATCCAGTGAAGAAGGATGCACTTCTTGATGAAATCCTCTTGTTCAATGAAAGGGACTTTGCCATCGCAAAGGAGATGTTTTTTGATGTGAATCCTGTAAGTGAAACCGGCGTGAAAAGCTGTATGTTCCCTTATCATGAGATTAAACGACTGATACACAACATCAAGCATCCAGAAGAACCAGACAATGACATTATTTGTTCTGGAATCGAAGCTCTTGGTTGGCTTTGGTTGTAA